In Streptomyces longhuiensis, the following proteins share a genomic window:
- the rplO gene encoding 50S ribosomal protein L15 has translation MAENNPLKIHNLRPAPGAKTAKTRVGRGEASKGKTAGRGTKGTKARYQVPERFEGGQMPLHMRLPKLKGFKNPFKTEFQVVNLDKLSALYPEGGEVTVEGLVAKGAVRKNSLVKVLGQGELTVALQVTVDAVSNSAKEKITAAGGTVTELV, from the coding sequence ATGGCGGAGAACAACCCGCTCAAGATCCACAACCTCCGTCCCGCCCCGGGCGCCAAGACCGCGAAGACCCGTGTGGGTCGCGGTGAGGCGTCGAAGGGTAAGACGGCCGGTCGTGGTACCAAGGGCACGAAGGCCCGTTACCAGGTTCCGGAGCGCTTCGAGGGTGGCCAGATGCCCCTCCACATGCGTCTCCCGAAGCTCAAGGGCTTCAAGAACCCGTTCAAGACCGAGTTCCAGGTCGTGAACCTCGACAAGCTGAGCGCGCTGTACCCGGAAGGTGGCGAGGTCACCGTTGAGGGTCTCGTCGCCAAGGGTGCCGTTCGCAAGAACAGCCTCGTCAAGGTGCTCGGCCAGGGTGAGCTCACCGTGGCGCTGCAGGTGACGGTTGACGCCGTCTCCAACTCCGCCAAGGAGAAGATCACCGCCGCCGGCGGTACCGTCACCGAGCTCGTCTGA
- the rpsE gene encoding 30S ribosomal protein S5 — protein MAGPQRRGSGAGGGERRDRKGRDGGAAAAEKTAYVERVVAINRVAKVVKGGRRFSFTALVVVGDGDGTVGVGYGKAKEVPAAIAKGVEEAKKHFFKVPRIQGTIPHPITGEKAAGVVLLKPAAPGTGVIAGGPVRAVLECAGVHDILSKSLGSSNAINIVHATVEALKGLQRPEEIAARRGLPLEDVAPAALLRARAGAGA, from the coding sequence ATGGCTGGACCCCAGCGCCGCGGAAGCGGTGCCGGTGGCGGCGAGCGGCGGGACCGGAAGGGTCGCGACGGTGGCGCTGCTGCCGCCGAGAAGACCGCATACGTTGAGCGCGTTGTCGCGATCAACCGTGTCGCCAAGGTTGTCAAGGGTGGCCGTCGCTTCAGCTTCACTGCGCTCGTCGTGGTGGGCGATGGCGATGGCACGGTAGGCGTCGGTTACGGCAAGGCCAAGGAGGTGCCGGCCGCCATCGCCAAGGGTGTTGAGGAGGCCAAGAAGCACTTCTTCAAGGTCCCCCGTATCCAGGGCACCATCCCGCACCCGATCACGGGCGAGAAGGCTGCGGGCGTCGTCCTGCTCAAGCCGGCTGCTCCCGGTACCGGCGTTATCGCCGGTGGCCCGGTGCGTGCCGTGCTCGAGTGCGCCGGCGTTCACGACATCCTGTCGAAGTCGCTCGGCTCGTCGAACGCGATCAACATCGTGCACGCGACCGTGGAGGCCCTCAAGGGCCTGCAGCGTCCCGAGGAGATCGCGGCTCGCCGTGGTCTGCCCCTCGAGGACGTCGCCCCCGCGGCTCTGCTTCGTGCGCGTGCGGGAGCGGGTGCGTAA
- a CDS encoding adenylate kinase, with protein sequence MRIVLVGPPGAGKGTQAAFLAKNLSIPHISTGDLFRANISQGTELGKQAKAFMDAGNLVPDEVTIGMAKDRMEQPDAVNGFLLDGFPRNVSQAEALDVALKADEVKLDAVLDLEVPEDEVVKRIAGRRICRKDSAHVFHVSYKQPKQEGVCDVCGGELYQREDDSEDTVRKRLEVYHTQTEPIIDYYRAQGLVRTISALGKVDEVTARAMDALKRDK encoded by the coding sequence ATGCGTATCGTCCTCGTCGGGCCGCCCGGTGCGGGCAAGGGAACGCAGGCCGCGTTCCTTGCCAAGAACCTGTCGATTCCGCACATCTCCACGGGCGACCTCTTCCGTGCCAACATCAGCCAGGGCACGGAGCTGGGCAAGCAGGCAAAGGCGTTCATGGACGCCGGCAACCTGGTTCCGGACGAGGTCACCATCGGGATGGCCAAGGACCGCATGGAGCAGCCGGACGCCGTGAACGGCTTCCTGCTCGACGGCTTCCCTCGCAACGTCTCGCAGGCCGAGGCGCTCGACGTCGCCCTCAAGGCGGACGAAGTGAAGCTGGACGCGGTCCTGGACCTCGAGGTCCCCGAGGACGAGGTGGTCAAGCGCATCGCCGGCCGCCGCATCTGCCGCAAGGACTCCGCGCACGTCTTCCACGTTTCGTACAAGCAGCCGAAGCAGGAAGGCGTCTGTGACGTCTGCGGCGGCGAGCTGTACCAGCGCGAGGACGACAGTGAGGACACCGTCCGCAAGCGGCTCGAGGTCTACCACACGCAGACCGAGCCGATCATCGACTACTACCGGGCCCAGGGCCTGGTGCGGACGATCTCGGCGCTCGGCAAGGTCGACGAGGTGACCGCGCGGGCCATGGACGCCCTCAAGCGCGACAAGTAA
- the secY gene encoding preprotein translocase subunit SecY, whose amino-acid sequence MLTAFARAFKTPDLRKKLLFTLGIIVIYRIGTHVPIPGVSYSNVQTCVDANKGTQGLFGLVNMFSGGALLQITIFALGIMPYITASIILQLLTVVIPRLEALKKEGQAGTAKITQYTRYLTVALAILQGTGLVATARSGALFQGCPVANQIVPDQSIFVTITMVITMTAGTAIVMWLGELITDRGIGNGMSILMFISIAATFPSALWTIKTTGDLAGGWIEFGAVILVGLVMVGLVVFVEQAQRRIPVQYAKRMIGRRSYGGTSTYIPLKVNQAGVIPVIFASSLLYIPALVAQFAGGNSGWKTWINDHLTKGNHPYYIVSYFLLIVFFAFFYVAISFNPEEVADNMKKYGGFIPGIRAGRPTAEYLSYVLNRITWPGSLYLGLIALVPTMALVGFGASQNFPFGGTSILIIVGVGLETVKQIESQLQQRNYEGFLR is encoded by the coding sequence GTGCTCACCGCGTTCGCCCGGGCGTTCAAGACGCCCGACCTGCGCAAGAAGCTGCTGTTCACGCTCGGCATCATCGTGATCTACCGCATCGGTACACACGTACCGATCCCGGGAGTCAGCTACTCGAACGTCCAGACATGCGTGGACGCGAACAAAGGCACGCAGGGGCTGTTCGGTCTCGTCAACATGTTCAGTGGTGGCGCGCTCCTGCAGATCACGATCTTCGCGCTCGGCATCATGCCGTACATCACCGCGAGCATCATCCTGCAGCTGCTCACCGTCGTGATCCCGCGGCTCGAGGCCCTGAAGAAGGAGGGTCAGGCGGGTACGGCGAAGATCACGCAGTACACGCGATACCTGACCGTGGCGCTCGCCATCCTCCAGGGCACCGGCCTCGTCGCGACCGCTCGCAGTGGCGCCCTCTTCCAGGGCTGCCCCGTCGCGAACCAGATCGTCCCGGACCAGTCGATCTTCGTGACGATCACGATGGTCATCACGATGACCGCCGGTACCGCCATCGTCATGTGGCTCGGTGAGCTCATCACCGACCGCGGCATCGGCAACGGCATGTCGATCCTGATGTTCATCTCGATCGCCGCCACCTTCCCGAGCGCCCTGTGGACCATCAAGACGACCGGTGACCTCGCCGGCGGCTGGATCGAGTTCGGCGCCGTGATCCTGGTGGGCCTCGTCATGGTCGGCCTGGTGGTCTTCGTCGAGCAGGCGCAGCGCCGCATCCCTGTCCAGTATGCGAAGCGCATGATCGGTCGCCGTTCTTACGGCGGTACGTCCACCTACATCCCGCTGAAGGTCAATCAGGCGGGTGTGATCCCTGTCATCTTCGCTTCGTCGCTGCTCTACATCCCGGCCCTCGTCGCGCAGTTCGCGGGAGGCAATTCCGGGTGGAAGACCTGGATCAACGACCATCTGACCAAGGGAAATCACCCCTATTACATCGTTTCGTACTTCCTGCTGATCGTTTTCTTCGCGTTCTTCTACGTGGCGATCTCGTTCAACCCCGAGGAAGTCGCGGACAACATGAAGAAGTATGGTGGCTTCATCCCGGGCATCCGGGCTGGCCGGCCGACCGCTGAGTACCTCAGTTACGTGCTCAACCGGATCACCTGGCCGGGTTCGCTGTATCTGGGTCTGATCGCTCTCGTACCAACGATGGCGTTGGTTGGCTTCGGGGCAAGCCAGAACTTCCCGTTCGGTGGGACAAGCATCCTCATCATCGTGGGTGTCGGTCTGGAGACGGTGAAGCAGATCGAGAGCCAGCTTCAGCAGCGCAATTACGAAGGGTTCCTCCGCTGA
- the map gene encoding type I methionyl aminopeptidase, whose protein sequence is MVQIKTPEQIAKMREAGLVVAAIHAATREAAVPGATTRDLDEVARKVLDEHGAKSNFLGYGGFPATICTSVNEVVVHGIPDDKTVLKDGDIISIDCGAIIDGWHGDAAYTAFVGTGHAPELVELSRVTEESMWAGIAAMKNGNRLVDISRAIESYIRRQPKPGGGKYGIVEDYGGHGIGTEMHMDPHLLNYVERRRGKGPKLVPGFCLAIEPMVSLGTPRTEVLEDDWTVITTDGTWSSHWEHSIALTEQGPLVLTAPDGGKAKLAELGVTAAPDPLA, encoded by the coding sequence ATGGTGCAGATCAAGACCCCCGAGCAGATCGCCAAGATGCGTGAGGCGGGGCTGGTCGTCGCCGCGATCCACGCGGCGACGCGCGAGGCCGCGGTGCCCGGTGCCACCACCCGGGACCTGGACGAGGTCGCGCGCAAGGTGCTCGACGAGCACGGGGCCAAGTCGAACTTCCTCGGCTACGGGGGATTCCCCGCGACCATCTGCACCTCGGTCAACGAGGTCGTCGTCCACGGCATCCCGGACGACAAGACCGTCCTCAAGGACGGCGACATCATCTCCATCGACTGCGGCGCGATCATCGACGGCTGGCACGGCGACGCCGCGTACACCGCGTTCGTGGGCACCGGTCACGCTCCGGAGCTGGTCGAGCTCTCCCGGGTGACCGAGGAGTCGATGTGGGCCGGCATCGCCGCGATGAAGAACGGCAACCGGCTCGTCGACATCTCGCGCGCCATCGAGTCCTACATCCGCCGCCAGCCCAAGCCGGGCGGCGGCAAGTACGGCATCGTCGAGGACTACGGCGGCCACGGCATCGGCACCGAGATGCACATGGACCCGCACCTGCTGAACTACGTCGAGCGCCGCCGCGGCAAGGGACCGAAGCTCGTCCCCGGCTTCTGCCTCGCGATCGAACCGATGGTCTCCCTCGGCACCCCGCGCACCGAGGTCCTCGAGGACGACTGGACGGTCATCACGACGGACGGCACCTGGTCCTCGCACTGGGAGCACTCCATCGCGCTGACCGAACAGGGCCCGCTGGTCCTCACGGCGCCGGACGGCGGCAAGGCGAAGCTGGCCGAGCTCGGTGTCACCGCCGCCCCGGACCCCCTTGCATAA
- the infA gene encoding translation initiation factor IF-1: protein MAKKQGAIEIEGTVVESLPNAMFKVELQNGHQVLAHISGKMRMHYIRILPDDRVVVELSPYDLTRGRIVYRYK, encoded by the coding sequence GTGGCCAAGAAGCAAGGTGCCATCGAGATCGAAGGCACTGTCGTCGAGTCTCTCCCGAACGCCATGTTCAAGGTGGAGCTCCAGAACGGCCACCAGGTCCTGGCTCACATCAGCGGCAAGATGCGTATGCACTACATCCGTATCCTCCCTGACGACCGGGTCGTGGTGGAGCTGTCTCCGTACGACCTGACGCGTGGCCGGATCGTCTACCGGTA
- the rpmD gene encoding 50S ribosomal protein L30, translating into MARLKITQTKSYIGSKQNHRDTLRSLGLKRLNDVVVKEDRPEFRGMANTVRHLVTVEEVD; encoded by the coding sequence ATGGCTCGCCTCAAGATCACGCAGACGAAGTCGTACATCGGTAGCAAGCAGAACCACCGCGACACCCTGCGTTCGCTCGGGCTCAAGCGCCTGAACGACGTGGTCGTCAAGGAGGATCGTCCCGAGTTCCGCGGCATGGCTAACACCGTGCGGCACCTCGTGACGGTCGAGGAGGTCGACTGA